One stretch of Malus domestica chromosome 14, GDT2T_hap1 DNA includes these proteins:
- the LOC103447851 gene encoding protein IQ-DOMAIN 31-like isoform X2: MGKSPAKWIKTVLFGKKSSKAGIPKGREKITNQKEVVIAARATGADYSSDPPVAFHETTNTIDNNRDLELENKETPSVLSDGGPGIQSTETQGSAPPQDAAHDPERIRQEQAATKAQAAFRGYLARRAFWALKGIIRLQALIRGHLVRRQAVSTLFSVAGIVKCQALARGKRVRQSDVGLEVQKICSVMPLEGKLVNPVGVNTSVQMAKLSANVFILKLLAFSPTVMPLSLQYEPGNPNSVSNWLERWSATHFWKPVPQPRKVLDSKSQRKHPEAQTGRVKRNSRRLSSANVESVSVQATSEFEKPKRNLRKVPSHPTDAVQENPQVELEKVKRNLRKVHSPIVENSVQAESEAEGIKQSLEKASSTLVPDVLEGTGNSVGKFKKELTWISSSRPDTEITPEPSAPKEVFNLSSIDQAAEDLKPLTDSTSKDVNTPSAEAPIESKILTESNGQDENISSSNGVLSHKEDLTTNDNQKSIRKVSTPAKQERSENGLQSSPTVPSYMAATESAKAKLRAQGSPRLAQDVTEKNNSTRRHSLPSATNTNISSQSPRMHRLVQTGGKGGNKSDKPRATSRDGIGKVTQTEWRR, translated from the exons ATGGGCAAATCACCGGCCAAATGGATCAAAACGGTGCTGTTTGGAAAGAAATCTTCGAAAGCTGGCATTCCTAAAGGAAGAGAG AAAATTACAAATCAGAAAGAGGTGGTGATTGCTGCCAGGGCAACCGGAGCCGATTATTCTTCAGATCCACCTGTGGCTTTTCATGAAACCACCAACACCATAGATAACAACCGAGACTTAGAATTGGAGAACAAGGAAACTCCAAGTGTATTAAGTGATGGAGGTCCAGGAATTCAAAGTACAGAAACACAAGGATCCGCGCCACCACAAGATGCGGCGCATGATCCTGAGAGAATCAGGCAAGAGCAAGCTGCAACAAAGGCGCAGGCTGCCTTTAGGGGTTATCTA GCACGCCGAGCATTTTGGGCCCTCAAAGGAATAATAAGGTTACAGGCACTTATCCGGGGGCACCTGGTTCGGAGACAAGCTGTTTCTACTCTGTTCAGTGTGGCGGGCATTGTCAAGTGTCAGGCACTTGCTCGTGGAAAACGGGTGAGACAGTCTGATGTTGGGCTGGAAGTGCAAAAGATATGCAGTGTGATGCCTCTG GAGGGCAAGCTAGTAAATCCTGTTGGAGTTAATACGTCAGTTCAAATGGCAAAGCTGTCAGCAAATGTTTTCATTCTCAAG CTTCTTGCTTTCTCACCTACTGTGATGCCTCTGAGTTTGCAATATGAACCCGGGAATCCAAATTCAGTTTCAAACTGGTTGGAACGATGGTCAGCAACCCATTTTTGGAAACCAGTTCCCCAACCAAGGAAAGTTCTAGATTCAAAATCTCAGAGAAAGCACCCGGAGGCTCAAACAGGCAGGGTAAAGCGCAACAGCCGGAGGCTTTCTTCTGCAAATGTTGAAAGTGTCTCAGTGCAAGCAACCTCTGAATTTGAGAAACCCAAGCGTAACCTTAGGAAAGTTCCTAGCCATCCTACAGATGCAGTGCAGGAAAACCCACAAGTTGAGCTTGAAAAGGTTAAGCGTAATTTGAGGAAGGTTCATAGTCCCATTGTAGAGAACTCTGTGCAGGCAGAAAGTGAAGCTGAGGGTATCAAACAGAGTTTGGAAAAGGCATCAAGCACTTTGGTTCCTGATGTTCTTGAAGGCACCGGTAACTCTGTGGGGAAGTTTAAGAAAGAGCTAACCTGGATTTCATCCAGTCGGCCTGATACAGAAATAACTCCTGAACCATCGGCACCAAAAGAGGTATTTAACCTATCATCTATTGATCAAGCTGCAGAAGATCTGAAGCCTTTGACGGATAGCACTAGTAAAGATGTGAATACACCTAGCGCTGAAGCTCCAATTGAGTCGAAGATTTTAACTGAGAGCAATGGTCAGGATGAAAATATCTCATCCTCAAACGGGGTTTTGAGCCACAAGGAAGATTTAACAACCAATGACAACCAGAAATCTATCAGGAAAGTTTCTACTCCAGCAAAACAAGAACGTTCGGAGAATGGGTTGCAAAGCAGTCCAACAGTACCAAGTTATATGGCTGCAACTGAATCTGCAAAGGCAAAGCTGAGAGCACAAGGCTCCCCTAGGTTGGCACAAGACGTGACTGAGAAAAATAACTCTACTCGTCGTCATTCTCTGCCATCAGCAACTAATACCAACATCAGCTCACAATCGCCAAGGATGCATCGACTTGTTCAAACAGGTGGCAAAGGAGGAAACAAAAGTGACAAACCTCGGGCAACTTCGAGAGATGGAATTG GAAAGGTAACCCAAACAGAGTGGAGGAGGTGA
- the LOC103447851 gene encoding protein IQ-DOMAIN 31-like isoform X1, translating into MGKSPAKWIKTVLFGKKSSKAGIPKGREKITNQKEVVIAARATGADYSSDPPVAFHETTNTIDNNRDLELENKETPSVLSDGGPGIQSTETQGSAPPQDAAHDPERIRQEQAATKAQAAFRGYLARRAFWALKGIIRLQALIRGHLVRRQAVSTLFSVAGIVKCQALARGKRVRQSDVGLEVQKICSVMPLIVYQEGKLVNPVGVNTSVQMAKLSANVFILKLLAFSPTVMPLSLQYEPGNPNSVSNWLERWSATHFWKPVPQPRKVLDSKSQRKHPEAQTGRVKRNSRRLSSANVESVSVQATSEFEKPKRNLRKVPSHPTDAVQENPQVELEKVKRNLRKVHSPIVENSVQAESEAEGIKQSLEKASSTLVPDVLEGTGNSVGKFKKELTWISSSRPDTEITPEPSAPKEVFNLSSIDQAAEDLKPLTDSTSKDVNTPSAEAPIESKILTESNGQDENISSSNGVLSHKEDLTTNDNQKSIRKVSTPAKQERSENGLQSSPTVPSYMAATESAKAKLRAQGSPRLAQDVTEKNNSTRRHSLPSATNTNISSQSPRMHRLVQTGGKGGNKSDKPRATSRDGIGKVTQTEWRR; encoded by the exons ATGGGCAAATCACCGGCCAAATGGATCAAAACGGTGCTGTTTGGAAAGAAATCTTCGAAAGCTGGCATTCCTAAAGGAAGAGAG AAAATTACAAATCAGAAAGAGGTGGTGATTGCTGCCAGGGCAACCGGAGCCGATTATTCTTCAGATCCACCTGTGGCTTTTCATGAAACCACCAACACCATAGATAACAACCGAGACTTAGAATTGGAGAACAAGGAAACTCCAAGTGTATTAAGTGATGGAGGTCCAGGAATTCAAAGTACAGAAACACAAGGATCCGCGCCACCACAAGATGCGGCGCATGATCCTGAGAGAATCAGGCAAGAGCAAGCTGCAACAAAGGCGCAGGCTGCCTTTAGGGGTTATCTA GCACGCCGAGCATTTTGGGCCCTCAAAGGAATAATAAGGTTACAGGCACTTATCCGGGGGCACCTGGTTCGGAGACAAGCTGTTTCTACTCTGTTCAGTGTGGCGGGCATTGTCAAGTGTCAGGCACTTGCTCGTGGAAAACGGGTGAGACAGTCTGATGTTGGGCTGGAAGTGCAAAAGATATGCAGTGTGATGCCTCTG ATTGTCTATCAGGAGGGCAAGCTAGTAAATCCTGTTGGAGTTAATACGTCAGTTCAAATGGCAAAGCTGTCAGCAAATGTTTTCATTCTCAAG CTTCTTGCTTTCTCACCTACTGTGATGCCTCTGAGTTTGCAATATGAACCCGGGAATCCAAATTCAGTTTCAAACTGGTTGGAACGATGGTCAGCAACCCATTTTTGGAAACCAGTTCCCCAACCAAGGAAAGTTCTAGATTCAAAATCTCAGAGAAAGCACCCGGAGGCTCAAACAGGCAGGGTAAAGCGCAACAGCCGGAGGCTTTCTTCTGCAAATGTTGAAAGTGTCTCAGTGCAAGCAACCTCTGAATTTGAGAAACCCAAGCGTAACCTTAGGAAAGTTCCTAGCCATCCTACAGATGCAGTGCAGGAAAACCCACAAGTTGAGCTTGAAAAGGTTAAGCGTAATTTGAGGAAGGTTCATAGTCCCATTGTAGAGAACTCTGTGCAGGCAGAAAGTGAAGCTGAGGGTATCAAACAGAGTTTGGAAAAGGCATCAAGCACTTTGGTTCCTGATGTTCTTGAAGGCACCGGTAACTCTGTGGGGAAGTTTAAGAAAGAGCTAACCTGGATTTCATCCAGTCGGCCTGATACAGAAATAACTCCTGAACCATCGGCACCAAAAGAGGTATTTAACCTATCATCTATTGATCAAGCTGCAGAAGATCTGAAGCCTTTGACGGATAGCACTAGTAAAGATGTGAATACACCTAGCGCTGAAGCTCCAATTGAGTCGAAGATTTTAACTGAGAGCAATGGTCAGGATGAAAATATCTCATCCTCAAACGGGGTTTTGAGCCACAAGGAAGATTTAACAACCAATGACAACCAGAAATCTATCAGGAAAGTTTCTACTCCAGCAAAACAAGAACGTTCGGAGAATGGGTTGCAAAGCAGTCCAACAGTACCAAGTTATATGGCTGCAACTGAATCTGCAAAGGCAAAGCTGAGAGCACAAGGCTCCCCTAGGTTGGCACAAGACGTGACTGAGAAAAATAACTCTACTCGTCGTCATTCTCTGCCATCAGCAACTAATACCAACATCAGCTCACAATCGCCAAGGATGCATCGACTTGTTCAAACAGGTGGCAAAGGAGGAAACAAAAGTGACAAACCTCGGGCAACTTCGAGAGATGGAATTG GAAAGGTAACCCAAACAGAGTGGAGGAGGTGA